In Methanofastidiosum sp., one genomic interval encodes:
- a CDS encoding VCBS repeat-containing protein: MQKSLVLILTFIFIFSTFSQISSEDLIKWRHHTNEEVKGAALGDVDGDGRFDVVVATGEYIYVLDVFGQEIWKRKTINFVNSISAGDLDGDGRSDIAVGLINNGIEIFNSDGEKLWEYWMRTPIQKIIIKDIDSDGYGEIIAVSHNKTFMDNAWVIINHDGCVRFQSKDLFFPDFELKGYYGGISKKWEADNELRLLIAEDINGDGYAEFIASTRLNDIIVFDYNRNPLWGYHFDYAITSLSLGDLERDGFKEILLGVNKKLIILTKDGFNLKEYSFDGNVRAATAFKDELNTSFVIVGKDNVLYAYDWDKEIFNHSFDGNINLIHYDNLDYKNEVEIIVGTNDGVYILSTKGNRLFTYRTYATVNDVFTINLNYQGEKELVIASTDIDAITYQELKDIQSPVSQANQQEREETIRRANAIFATGKALYDVREYQAAIDRFREARTIYQSVSYTEGINNSGTFISNSTLYLQAKSLEDQALSLKDEKKYEESKSTYQTAKDLYSAMNDTVKIQEMDQKINEIDDLIRSESLSRLVIYIVIIGAILSIIGVIFFFLRKRKKSKQGA, from the coding sequence ATGCAAAAAAGTTTGGTTTTAATTTTAACATTTATTTTTATTTTTAGTACCTTCAGTCAAATATCTTCTGAAGATTTAATTAAATGGCGCCACCACACCAATGAAGAAGTTAAGGGCGCTGCTTTAGGCGATGTCGATGGAGATGGAAGGTTTGATGTCGTAGTGGCAACTGGTGAGTATATCTATGTTCTTGATGTATTTGGCCAAGAAATCTGGAAAAGAAAGACTATTAATTTTGTGAATAGTATATCTGCGGGAGATCTTGATGGAGATGGAAGAAGTGACATAGCCGTTGGCCTCATTAATAATGGTATAGAAATTTTTAATTCAGACGGAGAAAAACTTTGGGAATATTGGATGCGCACACCCATCCAAAAAATAATTATTAAAGATATTGATTCTGACGGATATGGTGAAATAATTGCTGTATCTCATAATAAAACATTTATGGACAACGCTTGGGTAATAATTAATCATGATGGTTGTGTCAGGTTCCAAAGTAAAGATTTATTTTTCCCAGATTTCGAATTAAAAGGCTATTATGGTGGAATTTCGAAAAAATGGGAAGCTGACAACGAACTTAGATTGCTTATAGCTGAGGATATAAATGGAGATGGATATGCCGAATTTATTGCATCTACAAGATTAAATGATATTATAGTTTTCGATTATAATAGAAATCCTCTATGGGGATACCATTTTGACTATGCGATAACTTCTTTGTCTCTTGGTGATCTGGAGCGAGATGGATTTAAAGAGATATTATTAGGCGTAAATAAAAAACTCATTATCTTAACAAAAGATGGATTTAATTTGAAAGAGTATTCCTTTGATGGTAATGTCAGAGCGGCAACTGCATTTAAGGACGAGTTAAACACTTCATTTGTTATAGTGGGTAAGGATAATGTTCTTTATGCGTACGATTGGGATAAAGAAATATTCAATCATAGTTTTGATGGCAATATTAACTTAATACATTATGATAATCTTGATTATAAAAATGAAGTAGAAATAATAGTAGGAACAAATGACGGCGTGTATATACTTAGTACTAAAGGGAATAGACTTTTTACATATAGGACTTACGCTACAGTAAATGACGTGTTCACCATTAATCTAAACTACCAAGGTGAGAAGGAACTAGTTATCGCCTCCACAGATATAGATGCAATTACCTATCAAGAATTAAAAGATATTCAGAGTCCAGTTTCTCAAGCAAATCAACAAGAAAGAGAAGAAACGATAAGAAGAGCAAATGCTATTTTTGCTACCGGAAAAGCACTATATGATGTTAGAGAATATCAGGCAGCTATTGATAGATTCAGAGAAGCAAGAACCATATATCAATCTGTATCATATACTGAAGGAATTAATAATTCTGGGACTTTTATTTCAAATTCTACGTTATACCTCCAAGCCAAATCATTAGAGGATCAAGCTCTTTCTTTAAAAGATGAAAAAAAATATGAAGAATCCAAATCTACCTACCAGACTGCAAAAGATCTTTATTCAGCAATGAACGACACAGTTAAAATTCAGGAAATGGACCAAAAAATAAATGAAATCGATGACTTGATTAGATCTGAATCTTTATCTAGACTTGTGATCTATATTGTTATAATTGGGGCCATATTGTCAATAATAGGGGTTATATTTTTCTTCCTCAGAAAAAGAAAAAAATCTAAACAAGGTGCTTAA
- a CDS encoding prenyltransferase has translation MNRFNIISWIKITRFQFYPMTWLAYTVGALCSFRILDNFDITIYAVGYMTLFLIECATVVSNEYYDYETDKINKNYSKFTGGSRMIVEGMITFKQAINAILIALAVAFIFSIFLTFAYNVYAFLILSLGVILGLAYTVPPLKL, from the coding sequence ATGAACAGATTTAATATTATTTCGTGGATTAAGATAACTAGGTTTCAATTTTATCCTATGACTTGGCTTGCTTATACTGTAGGAGCGTTATGTTCTTTTAGAATTTTAGACAATTTTGATATTACTATTTATGCTGTAGGGTACATGACATTATTTTTGATAGAATGTGCAACGGTAGTTTCAAACGAATATTATGACTATGAAACAGACAAGATTAACAAAAACTATAGCAAATTCACCGGCGGATCTAGAATGATTGTGGAAGGAATGATTACATTCAAGCAAGCAATTAACGCCATATTAATTGCCCTGGCCGTTGCTTTTATTTTTAGTATTTTTTTAACATTTGCATATAATGTCTATGCATTTTTGATACTATCACTTGGAGTTATTCTGGGTTTGGCATATACTGTTCCCCCATTAAAACTATAA
- a CDS encoding acyl-CoA reductase: MTKLKGYYLPKSLKSIEKEIEFSEKEVKEYTLLLPIINQENIKEIVNGLKENRKKYLVDMPFPEIAKVYGEVSRTWADNKYEKKKIALELLPVLTNLSPELIEFYQFRSIYKIDEKTINFLSNLNLPPEVFKTFTPIDGANTFVRAYAGFRDKIALKKISQYDKELELVTYITPSNVPGFIESLGIFIASIVKAAGLIKTPSVQPLFAPLYAESVAEMSKDIGETIAVVPWAGGDQSIEDIIFRNSNVVSVVSSTQTAMSVKNRVDELNRNGNSIKGCYHGGKFGIELIGREMANRDVAGLAAIDGIGYEGYMCGSPAFGFFVEEGGDLSPIEFAEALASEMEKISRSIPQTNFFRKLREVKIGEIISRPEFDGGQRTISSSEHNFVVIYESNFNLNPIGQNRLIRVFGVKSLEEVIDKIKPWKEYLQTAGVAIGNDRIQKISELMGKTGFSNIRVAGTVALPRLGEAWDGNYPVYEFFIPDKVHWTSINAIDFENEIKELTKIKNQVIKDGVFNHSLGIR; encoded by the coding sequence ATGACAAAATTAAAAGGGTATTATCTTCCTAAATCCCTAAAGTCAATAGAAAAAGAAATTGAATTTAGTGAGAAGGAAGTTAAGGAATATACTTTGCTATTGCCAATTATTAATCAAGAAAATATAAAAGAAATAGTAAACGGCCTGAAAGAAAACAGGAAAAAGTATCTTGTAGATATGCCCTTCCCAGAGATAGCTAAGGTGTATGGTGAAGTATCGCGAACTTGGGCGGATAATAAATATGAAAAAAAGAAGATTGCTCTTGAATTACTGCCCGTATTAACAAATCTTTCTCCAGAACTAATAGAATTTTATCAATTCAGATCAATATACAAAATCGATGAGAAGACTATAAATTTTTTATCCAACTTAAATTTACCACCAGAGGTGTTTAAGACTTTTACTCCGATTGATGGGGCAAACACTTTTGTAAGAGCATATGCTGGATTTAGAGACAAAATTGCTCTAAAAAAAATATCTCAGTATGATAAAGAACTTGAACTAGTGACTTACATAACACCATCGAATGTTCCCGGTTTTATTGAAAGTCTTGGTATATTTATAGCGAGCATAGTAAAGGCTGCAGGTCTAATTAAAACACCTTCTGTTCAACCTCTTTTTGCACCTTTATACGCTGAATCTGTCGCAGAAATGAGCAAAGATATAGGTGAAACAATTGCAGTTGTACCATGGGCTGGCGGTGACCAATCAATTGAGGATATAATATTCAGAAACTCAAACGTAGTTAGTGTAGTTTCAAGCACTCAAACGGCAATGTCAGTCAAAAATAGAGTCGACGAATTAAATAGAAATGGTAACTCTATCAAGGGGTGTTACCATGGTGGAAAATTTGGAATTGAACTAATTGGAAGAGAGATGGCAAATAGGGACGTTGCTGGGCTTGCTGCAATCGACGGAATAGGTTATGAGGGGTATATGTGCGGCTCCCCCGCTTTTGGATTTTTTGTTGAAGAAGGAGGCGATCTTAGTCCAATTGAATTTGCAGAAGCATTAGCCAGTGAAATGGAAAAAATATCAAGGTCAATACCGCAGACTAATTTTTTCAGAAAGTTGAGGGAAGTTAAAATTGGAGAAATAATCTCAAGGCCAGAATTTGATGGTGGTCAGAGGACTATTTCTTCTTCTGAACACAACTTTGTAGTAATATATGAATCAAACTTTAATCTAAATCCTATAGGACAAAACAGATTAATACGAGTATTTGGTGTAAAAAGTCTTGAAGAAGTTATTGATAAAATAAAACCATGGAAGGAGTATTTGCAGACTGCTGGTGTGGCAATAGGAAATGATAGAATCCAAAAGATATCTGAGTTAATGGGAAAGACTGGATTTTCAAATATCCGAGTTGCTGGAACAGTGGCTTTGCCACGACTGGGAGAAGCTTGGGATGGCAATTATCCCGTGTATGAATTTTTCATTCCCGATAAGGTCCACTGGACTTCCATAAATGCAATAGATTTTGAAAATGAGATAAAAGAGCTCACTAAAATTAAAAATCAAGTCATAAAAGATGGAGTTTTTAATCATTCTCTTGGAATTCGCTGA
- a CDS encoding Lrp/AsnC ligand binding domain-containing protein: protein MVYAYVLITVSIGKIKEVIESVKKIEGVIEADVITGPYDAIAKIKANDLGELTKTVIQQIHYIEGVIDTTTAIVISV, encoded by the coding sequence ATGGTATATGCATATGTTTTAATAACAGTTTCAATTGGGAAGATAAAAGAAGTAATTGAATCTGTAAAGAAGATTGAAGGAGTAATAGAAGCCGATGTTATAACTGGCCCATACGACGCCATTGCAAAAATAAAAGCAAATGATCTAGGCGAACTTACAAAAACAGTAATTCAACAGATTCATTACATTGAAGGTGTAATTGATACAACAACCGCGATAGTAATCTCTGTTTAA
- a CDS encoding TCP-1/cpn60 chaperonin family protein: MAEIRQPMSVQPEGAQRFMGRDAQRMNILAGRIVAETVKTTLGPRGMDKMLVDSLGDVVITNDGATILSEMDIAHPAAKMIVEVAKTQDEEVGDGTTTAVVIAGELLKKAEDLLDQDVHATVVASGYKLASEKAEEILKDIGDKITINDEEILLEIAKTAMTGKGAEKSKDTLAPLALKAVKQVAVKENGNYTVETEDIKVEKKEGGSVEDSKLIQGLIIDKERVHDGMPKKLKDAKIALLDCALEVKETETDAEIRITSPDQLQAFLDQEEAMLKKMVDQIKASGATVVFCQKGIDDLAQHYLAKSGVYAARRVKKSDMKKLAKATGARVVNKISDLEAKDLGNAGSVEEKKIGGDEMTFVEGCKDPKSVSLLLRGGTEHFLEEVERALEDAIGVISTAIEDGTICAGGGAAEMELSKRLTEYAEKISGREQLAVKAFAQAMEVIPRTLAENAGMDPIDTLVALKASHETKDHKRYGIDVFDGKVKDMMKAGVVEPLRIKEQAVKSASESAIMILRIDDVIAASGIGKRRGMGGGDDDMDMGGMGGMPGGMPGMM, encoded by the coding sequence ATGGCAGAAATTAGACAACCAATGAGTGTCCAACCTGAAGGCGCTCAGAGATTTATGGGCAGAGATGCTCAAAGAATGAATATTCTTGCTGGAAGAATAGTAGCAGAAACAGTAAAGACGACACTTGGTCCAAGAGGTATGGATAAAATGCTCGTTGACTCACTTGGAGATGTAGTTATCACAAACGATGGTGCTACAATCCTTAGCGAGATGGACATTGCTCATCCAGCAGCAAAAATGATTGTGGAAGTAGCAAAGACACAAGACGAGGAAGTTGGAGACGGTACAACAACAGCTGTTGTTATTGCCGGAGAACTTTTAAAAAAGGCCGAAGATCTTCTTGATCAAGATGTACACGCAACAGTTGTTGCATCTGGTTATAAACTTGCATCTGAAAAAGCTGAAGAAATATTGAAAGATATTGGCGATAAGATTACAATAAATGACGAAGAGATTCTTCTTGAAATCGCAAAGACTGCAATGACTGGAAAGGGCGCAGAAAAATCAAAGGATACATTAGCACCTTTGGCACTTAAAGCAGTTAAGCAAGTGGCCGTAAAAGAAAACGGAAACTATACAGTTGAAACTGAAGACATTAAGGTAGAGAAGAAAGAAGGTGGAAGTGTAGAAGATTCAAAACTCATCCAGGGATTAATAATTGACAAGGAAAGAGTTCACGACGGCATGCCAAAGAAACTAAAGGATGCAAAGATAGCTTTACTTGACTGTGCACTTGAAGTAAAAGAAACAGAGACCGATGCAGAAATTAGAATTACTTCTCCAGATCAACTTCAAGCATTCTTAGATCAAGAAGAAGCAATGCTAAAGAAGATGGTAGATCAGATTAAGGCATCTGGCGCGACAGTCGTATTCTGCCAGAAGGGCATTGATGATTTAGCTCAACACTACCTTGCAAAGAGTGGGGTATATGCTGCAAGAAGAGTCAAAAAGAGTGACATGAAGAAACTAGCTAAAGCAACAGGCGCAAGAGTTGTAAACAAGATATCTGACCTTGAAGCAAAAGATCTTGGTAATGCAGGCTCTGTCGAAGAGAAAAAGATTGGCGGAGACGAAATGACATTTGTCGAAGGATGCAAGGATCCAAAATCAGTAAGCTTATTGTTAAGGGGTGGAACAGAGCACTTTTTAGAGGAAGTAGAAAGAGCTCTTGAAGATGCTATAGGTGTCATATCCACAGCAATAGAAGATGGAACTATTTGTGCTGGTGGCGGAGCTGCAGAGATGGAACTATCAAAGAGACTCACCGAATATGCTGAAAAGATTAGCGGCAGAGAACAACTAGCAGTTAAGGCATTTGCTCAGGCAATGGAAGTAATTCCAAGAACTTTAGCTGAAAATGCAGGTATGGACCCAATTGATACCCTCGTTGCACTAAAAGCATCACATGAGACAAAAGACCACAAGAGATATGGAATTGATGTTTTTGACGGTAAAGTTAAAGACATGATGAAGGCCGGAGTTGTCGAGCCACTTAGGATAAAGGAACAGGCAGTAAAGAGTGCTTCTGAATCAGCCATAATGATATTAAGAATTGATGACGTAATCGCTGCAAGTGGAATAGGTAAGAGAAGAGGAATGGGCGGCGGCGATGACGACATGGATATGGGTGGCATGGGCGGAATGCCCGGCGGCATGCCTGGAATGATGTAA
- a CDS encoding divergent PAP2 family protein, translating to MSLISNIFDFFYNPIIFPTLIAYLASVFGKIIHEYITKKHLAIQVAIKDGGMPSSHTAVVVGLSTAIFLYEGMSTVFWVSLVFAFVVMKDATGIRWETGQQAKVINQILKKLRMGKVVDEELKELLGHTEAQVLGGFIFGIIFSYLGHIVFFG from the coding sequence GTGAGTCTAATATCTAATATATTTGATTTTTTTTATAATCCTATTATTTTTCCAACTCTTATAGCTTACCTAGCTTCTGTTTTTGGAAAAATAATTCATGAATATATAACAAAGAAACATTTGGCTATCCAAGTTGCCATAAAAGATGGAGGAATGCCAAGCTCCCACACGGCCGTAGTAGTTGGTCTATCAACAGCCATTTTTTTATACGAAGGAATGTCTACCGTATTTTGGGTTTCTCTTGTATTTGCATTTGTTGTAATGAAGGACGCAACAGGTATCAGATGGGAAACAGGACAACAAGCGAAGGTAATAAATCAGATATTAAAAAAACTTCGTATGGGAAAAGTAGTTGATGAAGAGTTAAAGGAATTGCTAGGGCATACTGAGGCCCAAGTATTAGGGGGATTTATTTTTGGGATTATATTCTCTTATTTGGGGCATATTGTCTTTTTTGGGTAA
- the uvrA gene encoding excinuclease ABC subunit UvrA encodes MGTDFITVKGASEHNLKNIDVQFPRDKLIVVTGVSGSGKSSLAFDTIYAEGQRRYVESLSAYARQFLGLMEKPDVEYIEGLSPAISIEQKTTSKNPRSTVGTVTEIYDYLRLLYARIGIPYCSNCGKQIKQQTVTEITDQILSHPEGTKVTILAPIVRGRKGEYSTLLKEINQEGFVRAEVDGEIKELNVEIRLERYKKHDVNIIIDRLVLKDGISPRIYEDIELALKKGEGIVFVDINDNRKTFSEHFACTDCGISLEEITPRMFSFNSPYGACPSCHGLGFKQEFDPDLIIPNKELSLVEGAVEIWNTKLEGFRRQTLEALSKKFNFRLDVPVKNLSQKHLDILLYGTTDKVRYNYRSRNTPSYWTYERTYEGIIPWLDRVYRETDSEYRKEQFEKYIRLKPCEVCKGKRLKPEALSVKIQESSIIDITELQISNCYKFFIDLEQNLTEKEKIISKQILKEIKARLGFLLSVGLDYLTLGRRAGTLSGGESQRIRLATQIGSQLVGVLYILDEPSIGLHQRDNAKLIVMLKRLRDIGNTVIVIEHDEEMMLSSDYLVDIGPGAGVHGGEVVAVGSPEEVMHNPDSLTGKYLSRKLKIDIPKVRKQSNTFIIIKGAKQFNLKNIDVKIPLGLFVCVTGVSGSGKSTLINEILYKDLAKKFYRAVDIPGEHDEILGIENIDKVIIIDQSPIGRSPRSNPATYTGLFTPIRELFSELPESKTRGFKKGRFSFNVKGGRCENCRGDGLIKIEMHFLPDIYVKCEECKGERYNRETLTVKYKGKSISEVLDMTVEEALHFFENIPIIRNKLQTLYDVGLTYIKVGQPATTLSGGEAQRVKLSKELSKKATGKTLYILDEPTTGLHFHDVKKLLDVLLRLRENGNTVLVIEHNMDVIKTADYIIDLGPEGGQRGGEIIVEGTPEEIIKSPKSHTGRFLEEVLKRDGALI; translated from the coding sequence ATGGGTACTGACTTCATCACTGTAAAAGGTGCTTCAGAACACAACCTTAAAAATATCGATGTTCAATTTCCTAGAGACAAACTTATCGTAGTTACAGGAGTTTCAGGATCCGGTAAGTCTTCTCTAGCTTTTGATACAATTTATGCAGAAGGTCAACGACGTTATGTTGAATCACTTTCTGCATATGCAAGACAATTTTTAGGTTTAATGGAGAAACCTGATGTTGAGTATATTGAAGGACTATCTCCGGCTATTTCAATTGAACAAAAAACAACTTCAAAAAATCCTAGATCAACAGTTGGTACCGTTACAGAAATCTATGATTATTTGAGACTTCTTTATGCAAGAATAGGAATTCCTTATTGTTCAAATTGCGGTAAACAAATAAAACAACAAACTGTAACAGAAATTACTGATCAGATATTATCCCATCCCGAAGGTACAAAAGTAACTATTCTAGCCCCAATAGTACGTGGGAGAAAAGGGGAATATTCAACATTACTTAAAGAAATAAATCAAGAAGGTTTTGTAAGGGCAGAAGTAGATGGAGAAATAAAAGAGTTAAATGTAGAGATAAGGCTTGAGAGGTACAAAAAACATGATGTCAATATCATAATTGATAGACTTGTTCTAAAAGATGGAATTTCCCCAAGAATTTACGAAGATATAGAGTTGGCACTTAAAAAAGGCGAAGGAATAGTATTCGTGGATATTAATGATAATAGAAAAACATTTTCTGAACACTTTGCATGCACCGATTGTGGCATAAGTTTAGAGGAAATAACCCCAAGAATGTTCTCATTTAACAGTCCTTATGGGGCATGCCCTTCTTGTCACGGACTTGGATTTAAACAAGAGTTTGATCCTGATCTTATTATACCAAACAAAGAGTTATCTCTTGTTGAAGGTGCAGTAGAGATATGGAACACCAAATTAGAAGGATTTAGAAGGCAAACTTTGGAGGCTCTTTCTAAAAAATTTAATTTCAGACTTGATGTGCCTGTTAAAAATTTGTCACAAAAGCATCTTGACATCCTATTGTATGGTACAACTGACAAAGTAAGATACAATTACCGCTCTCGAAATACGCCATCTTATTGGACTTACGAGAGAACATATGAAGGAATAATACCTTGGCTTGACCGAGTATATAGAGAAACTGATTCTGAGTATCGAAAGGAACAATTTGAGAAATACATCCGACTAAAACCATGTGAAGTTTGTAAAGGTAAAAGATTGAAACCAGAAGCTTTATCTGTTAAGATCCAAGAAAGTTCGATAATTGATATCACTGAACTCCAAATTAGCAATTGTTATAAGTTTTTCATTGATCTTGAGCAAAATCTCACTGAAAAAGAGAAAATTATTTCAAAACAGATATTAAAAGAAATAAAGGCTAGATTAGGATTTCTTCTGAGTGTCGGACTTGACTACTTGACTCTTGGTAGAAGAGCTGGGACTCTTTCGGGAGGGGAATCCCAAAGAATTCGGCTTGCAACTCAAATAGGATCCCAGCTTGTGGGCGTTCTTTATATATTAGATGAGCCGAGTATAGGGCTTCATCAAAGAGATAATGCTAAATTAATTGTCATGCTGAAAAGATTAAGAGATATAGGAAACACTGTAATTGTCATTGAACATGATGAAGAGATGATGCTCTCTTCGGACTATCTCGTAGATATAGGCCCAGGGGCAGGTGTCCATGGGGGGGAAGTAGTTGCAGTTGGATCTCCTGAAGAAGTCATGCATAACCCTGATTCACTTACTGGAAAATACCTATCACGAAAACTTAAAATTGATATTCCTAAAGTTCGGAAACAAAGCAATACCTTTATCATAATTAAAGGAGCGAAACAATTTAATCTAAAAAATATAGACGTAAAAATCCCCCTAGGATTATTTGTGTGTGTTACTGGTGTTTCTGGTAGTGGGAAAAGTACTTTGATTAATGAAATACTATACAAAGATTTAGCAAAAAAATTCTATAGAGCTGTAGATATCCCCGGGGAGCATGATGAAATTCTTGGAATTGAAAATATTGATAAAGTAATTATCATCGACCAAAGTCCAATTGGAAGAAGCCCAAGATCAAACCCCGCAACATATACAGGTTTATTTACTCCAATAAGAGAGCTTTTCTCTGAACTTCCCGAATCAAAAACTAGGGGATTTAAGAAAGGCAGATTTTCTTTTAATGTTAAAGGAGGCAGATGTGAAAATTGTAGGGGCGACGGACTAATAAAAATTGAAATGCATTTCTTACCTGACATTTATGTTAAATGTGAAGAATGTAAAGGTGAAAGGTACAACCGGGAAACTTTAACTGTCAAATACAAGGGAAAATCAATCTCTGAAGTTCTTGATATGACCGTCGAAGAAGCGTTGCACTTTTTTGAAAACATACCAATCATAAGAAATAAACTCCAGACTCTTTATGATGTAGGCCTAACCTATATTAAAGTTGGGCAGCCTGCAACTACCCTTTCAGGAGGGGAAGCGCAAAGAGTCAAATTATCAAAGGAGTTGTCTAAAAAAGCTACGGGAAAAACTCTGTATATCTTGGATGAGCCCACAACTGGACTTCATTTCCACGATGTTAAAAAACTACTTGATGTTCTTTTGCGACTAAGAGAAAATGGTAATACAGTTCTTGTGATTGAACATAATATGGATGTAATTAAGACCGCCGACTATATAATTGATCTTGGTCCTGAGGGAGGTCAGAGGGGGGGAGAAATAATTGTTGAGGGTACGCCCGAAGAAATAATAAAATCTCCAAAGAGCCATACTGGAAGATTCCTAGAAGAAGTATTAAAGCGAGATGGAGCTTTAATATAA